From Anopheles funestus chromosome 3RL, idAnoFuneDA-416_04, whole genome shotgun sequence, a single genomic window includes:
- the LOC125772335 gene encoding cholesterol transporter ABCA5-like: MGKELMNSSNFCQQLGATLVRNFKLKIRDSRKTIAEVFLPLYTLGTLIVLKILIPNPNFPAITEPRGAATLFEHFQHHKAHTIAVLPQPNSSTTVPFLSEVNELWMSNRRHQPGIHPIKWMVYETPEELLAAYWRDPSKMPLALIFHSDDPLFGPLRYEIRTNPSFYVTPSTTELYSSLVTCRQSDSYWSAVIPIETGDSCPVNQYYYSGFIALQTLLDYTKIRIVTQNEELQIPHITLEMFPKEAYTGNWMVAFRLVIPIYMVMALSQFITYLLILIVGEKENHIKEGLKIMGLRDSVFWCGWFVIYAVFVTFLSFVSVILVFSLGVFQHTNYLPVFILILLYSFSVILIGFMITPFFDNSRTAGILGNFAVNIMSLLYFLQVFIDDTHTSAALWTVSLISPTGFALAMDKILVLDISGQGVTLNNLWTGPGIPIGGSILMLVVDIVLYAALAFYFDCVIPSDHGTKQKPCFCLNRNYWCKKKVPKVPLLNGESANSFNNALEDQARDVEPVSREMRGKEAIRIVDLYKTFHSCRKPAVNAVNGINLTIYEGQITAILGHNGAGKSTLFNILTGLTSPTSGTIYIFGYDVRDPNDMTMIRRMTGVCPQHDILFETLTPKEHLYFFAAVRGIPPALVDSEVKKTLRDIDLFDTAETRVKHLSGGQKRKLSVGIAIIGDPKIIILDEPTAGVDPYSRRHMWSILQNRKHGKVILLTTHFMDEADILAERKAVVSRGRLRCCGSSLFLKNKFGIGYHLTLVLDTNACETSITKLVNEHVPQAEKARRHGRELSYILPHDAVNSFVSLFDDIENEIKTKRMMLGICSYGVSMTTLEEVFLHLETQREGEQKAGDAGEGEDGEGDGEDDEEDRQAAGYPVSENLSRKVMKTRGLPRSLSLQERSNSYQSLKNDTKTLLDEQNAENKASLQDNRMQFDTIIPINGLGSDGVSQGTAGSGIHPMSVGGGVAGGGGQSSAVNSPQSQRMHRKKHHRSSRNGVSKSTKSIYEDQTQTHASASAVKLNSQNRTNWMDLDDIPLYPSRWSTIGALLKLRLTILFRDIQRLYLLIILPLAFTALGLYLNSIQVLSPIMRSILLDNTTYGSNITKIAIHDNTNPTGWPHAAFVYHHHHQQRQQKRESQKHYDPIPQFLHQKHHQQQQQSKEAAHLYHRFLAELHRSANVTEDYNGNFSLLLDIAPHMAAFNVNVISWSNVSITTLYNDTTQHSLPIILNLISNTLLRVYAELTPASINSQHLLYQRAGPGRKGPVPTSNAQSTLDYQDDGTDVENLDDVAFQPLPSSTSSSTTSFSAGATPDRTSSDSMLRIELWSHPFQQTAQPQEFNIGTFSSALFVGMIFVLIPVSLAVDMVYDREMKAKNQLRVNGLSSSLYLSAYFIVLSGLMLVICAALLGLVFLFDIPSFRQPPALITLGMLVFLYSPAGILCSTCFSYFFDRTDSAQSILPNILTFVGLIPFILVVFLDMLGIEVKAAIALHYVFSLINPMYIPYATVYFVDRVYIACRLSSACAELSMAHYMTEEVIVMACGCLLHIPIWAFCLRVSDVMKSGGRMRDLFHRSASEEDVMTEEQCTGEYEDEDVRNERSRVFRLTSNPQQTQQDDFTGPLAQPVVLVKSLRKEFSQESLCGNCCCCADDEPPRKKISVRSLSIAVDAGEVLGLLGHNGAGKTTTMKIMTGETAPTRGTVRVAGHSITINQDDAFKTLGYCPQHDALWKNVTVREHLELYARIRGVRGKDLNRLISTYLTGLHINEHANKQTQHCSGGTRRKLSYAMAMVGAPKVVLLDEPSTGMDPKSKRFLWDTILASFHGKRCAMLTTHSMEEADALCSRVGIMVKGELRCLGSTQHLKNLYGAGYTLEIKLKHIENIYSETPIESQPSSSQEQLQLDQSTDHIAPVISNCIDNRSMALRNFVTDLFPSATLEESFADRLVYSVPQQAVSSLAECFSRLEKAKTELDIEEYSFSQTTLEQVFLKFAHYDEETSSVQ, encoded by the exons ATGGGAAAGGAGCTGATGAACAGTAGCAACTTCTGCCAACAGCTCGGAGCAACGTTGGTACGCAATTTTAAGCTAAAGATCAGAGACTCACGCAAAACGATAGCGGAAGTATTTCTGCCGCTCTACACGCTGGGCACACTGATAGTGTTGAAAATCCTCATACCGAATCCCAACTTTCCCGCCATCACGGAGCCACGCGGTGCAGCGACGCTGTTCGAACACTTTCAACACCATAAGGCCCACACGATTGCCGTGTTGCCGCAGCCAAACTCCTCCACGACAGTTCCGTTTCTGAGCGAGGTCAACGAACTATGGATGTCGAATCGACGCCACCAGCCAGGAATACATCCGATCAAGTGGATGGTGTACGAAACGCCGGAAGAATTGCTTGCCGCCTACTGGCGGGATCCGAGCAAGATGCCCCTGGCACTAATATTTCACTCGGACGATCCACTGTTCGGTCCGCTGCGGTACGAAATTCGCACGAATCCTTCATTCTATGTTACACCATCGACGACAGAGCTGTATTCGTCGCTGGTCACGTGCAGACAATCCGATAGCTACTGGTCGGCGGTAATCCCGATCGAAACGGGCGACTCGTGTCCGGTAAATCAGTACTACTATTCGGGGTTTATAGCGCTACAGACCCTGCTCGACTATACTAAGATCCGGATCGTGACGCAGAACGAAGAGCTACAGATACCTCATATTACGCTAGAGATGTTTCCCAAGGAAGCCTACACTGGCAACTGGATGGTGGCGTTTAGGCTGGTCATTCCGATCTACATGGTGATGGCACTATCGCAATTCATTACATATCTGCTAATACTGATCGTCGGCGAGAAGGAGAACCACATCAAGGAGGGATTAAAGATAATGGGATTAAGGGATTCCGTCTTCTg GTGTGGTTGGTTCGTCATCTACGCCGTGTTTGTAACATTTCTTAGCTTCGTCTCAGTGATTCTCGTGTTTTCGTTGGGTGTCTTTCAACATACGAACTACCTGCCAGTATTTATACTGATTCTGCTGTACAGCTTTTCTGTTATTCTGATCGGCTTCATGATTACACCATTCTTTGACAACTCTCGG ACTGCTGGCATACTGGGGAACTTTGCGGTCAACATTATGTCGCTACTGTACTTCTTGCAAGTGTTCATCGACGATACACACACCTCGGCAGCATTGTGGACCGTGTCACTCATTTCCCCCACAGGGTTTGCTCTGGCAATGGACAAAATTCTCGTGCTGGACATATCCGGTCAGGGTGTTACGCTGAACAATCTCTGGACCGGACCGGGCATTCCAATCGGTGGATCCATCCTGATGCTCGTCGTTGACATTGTGTTGTACGCGGCGCTGGCATTCTACTTCGACTGTGTGATTCCATCGGACCATGGTACGAAACAGAAGCCTTGCTTCTGTCTGAACCGAAACTACTGGTGTAAGAAAAAAGTGCCAAAAGTACCATTGCTGAACGGCGAATCGGCCAACTCGTTTAACAATGCACTCGAGGATCAGGCACGCGATGTGGAACCAGTGTCCCGCGAGATGCGCGGCAAGGAAGCGATCCGTATAGTGGATCTGTACAAGACTTTCCACTCCTGTCGCAAACCGGCAGTGAACGCGGTCAATGGAATCAATCTGACCATCTACGAAGGACAGATAACGGCGATTCTTGGCCACAACGGAGCAGGCAAGAGCACTCTTTTTAACATTCTCACCGGACTGACGTCGCCTACATCGGGCACAATATACATCTTCGGGTACGATGTACGTGATCCGAACGATATGACCATGATCCGACGTATGACAGGAGTGTGTCCACAGCATGACATACTGTTCGAAACGCTCACACCGAAGGAACATCTGTACTTTTTCGCTGCCGTTCGTGGCATTCCGCCGGCATTGGTGGACAGCGAGGTGAAGAAAACGTTGCGCGATATTGACTTGTTCGATACGGCGGAGACGCGAGTGAAGCATCTGAGTGGTGGTCAGAAGCGCAAGCTTTCCGTCGGTATTGCCATTATTGGTGATCCAAAGATTATCATACTGGACGAACCGACGGCGGGTGTGGATCCGTACTCGAGGCGGCACATGTGGTCCATTCTGCAAAATCGCAAACACGGAAAGGTGATCCTGTTGACGACCCATTTTATGGATGAGGCTGACATTCTGGCGGAGCGAAAGGCCGTTGTGTCTCGCGGAAGATTACGGTGCTGCGGCTCATCGCTCTTCTTAAAGAACAAGTTCGGCATCGGCTATCATCTGACGCTGGTATTGGATACTAATGCATGCGAAACTTCCATCACAAAGTTGGTTAACGAACATGTTCCGCAGGCCGAGAAAGCCCGTCGGCACGGCCGTGAACTGAGCTACATCTTACCACACGATGCGGTGAACTCGTTCGTGTCTCTGTTTGATGATATCGAGAAtgagattaaaacaaaacgtatgATGCTAGGTATCTGCTCGTACGGTGTGTCCATGACGACTCTGGAAGAGGTATTTCTGCATCTGGAAACGCAGCGTGAAGGTGAACAGAAGGCCGGCGATGCGGGTGAAGGGGAAGACGGAGAAGGAGACGGTGAGGATGACGAGGAAGATAGACAGGCGGCTGGTTATCCGGTGTCAGAAAATCTCAGCCGCAAAGTCATGAAAACTAGAGGCCTCCCCAGAAGCTTATCGCTACAGGAGCGCAGCAACAGTTATCAGTCGCTCAAGAACGACACCAAAACGTTGCTCGACGAGCAAAACGCGGAAAATAAAGCATCCCTACAGGATAATCGAATGCAGTTTGATACTATCATACCTATCAACGGGCTCGGGTCGGACGGTGTTAGTCAGGGTACGGCCGGCTCCGGAATTCATCCGATGTCCGTAGGCGGTGGTGTTGCCGGTGGTGGAGGTCAATCTTCGGCCGTCAATTCTCCACAGTCCCAACGAATGCATCGCAAAAAGCACCACCGTTCATCACGCAATGGAGTAAGCAAAAGCACCAAGAGTATCTACGAAGATCAGACTCAAACGCATGCGTCCGCATCGGCAGTAAAGTTGAATAGCCAAAACCGCACGAACTGGATGGATTTGGATGACATTCCGCTATATCCGTCGAGGTGGAGTACGATCGGAGCCCTGCTGAAACTTCGACTGACAATCCTGTTCCGGGATATACAACGGTTGTATCTGTTGATCATACTTCCGCTGGCATTCACGGCTCTCGGGCTGTATCTAAATTCCATACAGGTACTGTCTCCGATCATGCGCTCCATACTGCTCGATAATACCACCTACGGTAGCAACATTACAAAGATCGCCATACACGACAATACCAATCCTACCGGGTGGCCTCATGCCGCTTTCGtttatcaccatcaccatcagcaacgGCAGCAGAAGCGTGAGTCTCAGAAGCATTATGATCCGATCCCACAATTTTTGCACCAGaagcatcatcagcagcagcaacaatcgaAAGAGGCGGCACATTTGTATCATCGGTTCCTGGCAGAGCTACACCGGTCGGCCAACGTGACGGAAGATTATAATGGTAACTTTTCGTTGCTACTTGACATAGCTCCGCACATGGCTGCATTCAATGTGAATGTTATATCCTGGTCAAATGTATCCATCACCACGCTGTACAACGATACCACACAGCATAGTCTGCCGATTATTTTGAATCTGATCAGCAACACACTGCTGCGCGTGTATGCCGAACTAACGCCGGCATCTATAAACTCTCAGCATCTGCTCTATCAGCGTGCCGGTCCTGGGCGGAAAGGCCCGGTACCAACATCCAATGCGCAGTCCACACTCGATTATCAAGACGATGGGACAGATGTTGAAAATCTGGACGACGTGGCATTTCAACCTTTACCTTCGAGCACCAGTTCAAGCACTACTTCTTTTTCTGCCGGTGCTACCCCAGACCGTACCTCGAGCGACTCCATGCTGCGTATTGAACTGTGGTCCCATCCATTCCAGCAAACGGCCCAACCACAAGAGTTCAATATAGGCACGTTCTCGTCGGCACTGTTTGTGGGAATGATATTTGTGCTGATTCCCGTCTCGCTGGCCGTTGACATGGTGTACGACCGTGAAATGAAAGCCAAAAATCAACTGCGCGTTAATGGACTCTCGTCATCTCTGTACCTATCGGCATACTTTATCGTGCTGTCCGGCCTGATGCTAGTTATTTGTGCTGCTTTGCTTGGGCTTGTGTTTCTATTCGACATTCCATCGTTCCGGCAG CCCCCGGCACTCATCACCTTGGGAATGCTAGTGTTTCTCTACTCGCCAGCCGGTATCCTTTGTTCCACTTGCTTCTCTTACTTCTTTGATCGTACCGATTCAGCGCAATCGATTCTACCCAATATATTGACGTTTGTAGGATTGATCCCGTTcattttggttgtgtttttggaCATGCTGGGAATTG AGGTTAAGGCAGCGATAGCACTACATTACGTGTTTTCCTTGATCAATCCTATGTACATTCCGTACGCAACGGTGTACTTCGTCGACCGGGTATACATCGCGTGCCGATTGAGCTCGGCATGTGCGGAACTGTCGATGGCTCATTACATGACCGAAGAGGTGATAGTAATGGCATGTGGGTGTCTGTTGCACATTCCAATCTGGGCGTTCTGCTTACGTGTGTCTGACGTGATGAAAAGCGGCGGTCGTATGCGAGATCTCTTCCATCGATCGGCG AGCGAAGAAGATGTAATGACCGAAGAACAGTGCACCGGCGAATATGAAGATGAGGATGTACGCAACGAGCGGAGTCGCGTGTTCCGGCTTACATCCAATCCACAACAAACGCAGCAGGACGACTTCACAGGTCCGCTTGCTCAGCCGGTAGTATTGGTCAAG AGTCTTCGCAAGGAGTTCTCTCAGGAATCGCTATGCGgcaattgctgctgttgcgcgGATGACGAACCTCCAAGAAAGAAGATTTCCGTACGAAGTCTATCGATTGCAGTGGACGCGGGAGAGGTATTAGGCTTGCTCGGCCACAACGGTGCTGGTAAAACGACCACCATGAAGATTATGACGGGTGAAACGGCTCCGACGCGTGGTACGGTTCGCGTCGCCGGTCACAGTATTACTATCAATCAAGACGATGCCTTTAAAACGTTGGGCTACTGCCCACAGCACGATGCTCTGTGGAAGAACGTGACGGTGCGCGAGCATCTAGAGCTGTATGCGCGTATACGAGGAGTGCGTGGCAAGGATTTGAACCGATTGATATCTACCTATTTGACGGGGCTGCATATAAACGaacatgcaaacaaacaaacccaacaCTGCTCAGGTGGTACCAGGCGTAAGTTGAGCTACGCAATGGCGATGGTGGGAGCTCCTAAAGTAGTACTATTGGATGAACCTTCGACCGGAATGGATCCAAAGTCGAAAAGATTCCTCTGGGACACTATTCTGGCCAGTTTCCATGGTAAACGATGTGCTATGTTGACGACTCATTCGATGGAGGAGGCCGACGCGCTCTGTTCACGCGTTGGGATAATGGTTAAAGGAGAACTAAG ATGTCTCGGGTCAACGCAACATTTGAAGAATCTTTACGGTGCCGGTTACACGCTGGAGATTAAGCTGAAGCACATAGAAAACATATACAGTGAAACACCAATCGAAAGCCAACCCAGCAGCAGCCAGGAGCAGCTACAGCTCGACCAAAGTACCGACCACATTGCACCGGTTATCAGCAACTGCATTGACAATCGTTCGATGGCGTTGCGCAATTTCGTAACGGATCTGTTTCCGAGTGCCACCTTGGAAGAAAGCTTTGCCGATCGGCTAGTATACTCTGTACCACAGCAAGCCGTCAGTTCCTTAGCTGAATGTTTTTCACGGCTCGAGAAAG CCAAAACCGAGCTAGACATAGAGGAATACTCATTCAGCCAAACAACACTAGAACAAGTGTTCTTAAAGTTTGCCCACTACGACGAGGAAACCTCCAGTGTGCAGTAG